The Halosimplex litoreum genome has a window encoding:
- a CDS encoding DUF58 domain-containing protein, which produces MTEATTVGASLSRGEGRLERTGRWGGIHGLALAATAVAILVGKPVAILTGLAGVGFAAYSRIAEAPEPELAVERHVSDTDPEPGETVRVTLTVENESGTTLPDLRFADDVPAGLEVVDGTARHTTALRPGKRASIAYEFEAVRGRHEFDSLTVVTRDISGASRRVARRATDRSTVVCRPTFEGRTVPLGELATQLPGSQPVSATGEGQAFHSLREYRTGDPLGSVDWNRFAKDGELATRRFEQPRTVKVVLLVDARAAAYVTAGDGRPAVDACAHVAGALVGGLAEADCHVGLAALSPRECWLPPASGRSHRERLLDALTTHDAFGWRPPTEGDEATGDGDGFDRLLTRIPGDAQVVLCSPFVDDRPVEVARALDARGHDVTVASPDVTADDSAYRRLAATERRVRLDQCRRAGTAVVEWTDGGDRGSPRPRTGTAAVDGSGPRVATDGGEGRWR; this is translated from the coding sequence ATGACTGAGGCGACGACCGTCGGTGCCAGCCTCTCCCGCGGGGAGGGGCGGCTCGAACGGACCGGCCGCTGGGGCGGGATCCACGGGCTCGCCCTGGCGGCGACGGCGGTCGCCATCCTGGTCGGGAAGCCGGTCGCCATCCTCACGGGACTGGCCGGCGTCGGCTTCGCGGCCTACAGCCGGATCGCCGAGGCGCCCGAGCCCGAACTGGCCGTCGAGCGCCACGTCAGCGACACCGACCCCGAACCGGGCGAGACCGTCCGCGTCACGCTCACCGTCGAGAACGAGAGCGGGACGACGCTGCCGGATCTGCGCTTTGCCGACGACGTGCCGGCGGGTCTGGAAGTCGTCGACGGGACCGCACGGCACACCACCGCGCTGCGACCGGGCAAGCGCGCGTCGATCGCCTACGAGTTCGAGGCCGTTCGAGGTCGCCACGAGTTCGACAGCCTCACCGTCGTGACCCGGGATATCAGCGGTGCGAGCCGCCGTGTCGCCCGGCGGGCGACCGACCGCTCGACGGTGGTCTGTCGCCCGACGTTCGAGGGACGGACGGTCCCGCTGGGCGAGTTGGCGACGCAGCTGCCCGGCAGCCAGCCCGTCTCGGCGACCGGGGAGGGACAGGCCTTCCACTCGCTGCGGGAGTACCGGACGGGCGACCCGCTCGGGAGCGTCGACTGGAACCGCTTCGCCAAGGACGGCGAACTCGCGACGCGTCGGTTCGAACAGCCCCGAACGGTGAAAGTCGTCCTGCTCGTCGACGCGCGGGCCGCCGCCTACGTGACCGCGGGTGACGGACGCCCGGCCGTCGACGCCTGCGCCCACGTCGCGGGCGCGCTCGTCGGTGGCCTCGCCGAAGCGGACTGTCACGTCGGGCTGGCGGCGCTGTCGCCGCGGGAGTGCTGGCTCCCACCCGCTTCCGGTCGGTCCCACCGCGAGCGACTGCTCGACGCGCTCACCACGCACGACGCCTTCGGCTGGCGTCCGCCGACGGAAGGTGACGAGGCGACGGGCGACGGTGACGGTTTCGACCGCTTGCTGACGCGAATCCCGGGCGACGCGCAGGTCGTACTCTGCTCGCCGTTCGTCGACGACCGGCCCGTCGAAGTCGCCCGGGCGCTCGACGCCCGGGGGCACGACGTGACCGTCGCCAGCCCGGACGTGACCGCCGACGACTCCGCCTATCGCCGCCTCGCGGCCACGGAGCGGCGGGTCCGTCTCGACCAGTGCCGCCGCGCGGGGACCGCCGTCGTCGAGTGGACCGACGGCGGCGACCGCGGGTCGCCGCGACCCCGCACTGGGACGGCCGCGGTCGACGGATCCGGTCCCCGCGTCGCGACCGACGGGGGTGAGGGCCGATGGCGGTGA
- a CDS encoding DUF7519 family protein, with protein MAVSRPPDRRRPRASHALAVLASVAVVAAVRGSTMATLLGLAGAGAVLAGLVRRSESSVVFGGAALFAATVLAATGPASVESVLLGGFGAVIAADLGTFGLGIDRDADPAVATTRVELLHAVGSGVVAVLTAGVGYALFEAAPRGGSLGVVALLLGGVVLAWLLRE; from the coding sequence ATGGCGGTGAGCCGTCCGCCCGACCGACGGCGGCCGCGGGCGAGCCACGCGCTGGCTGTCCTCGCGTCGGTCGCGGTGGTTGCGGCGGTCCGCGGGTCGACGATGGCGACGCTGCTCGGGCTGGCCGGCGCCGGGGCGGTCCTCGCCGGGCTGGTCCGGCGCTCGGAGTCGTCGGTCGTCTTCGGCGGTGCGGCGCTGTTCGCCGCGACGGTGCTGGCGGCGACCGGGCCCGCGTCGGTGGAGTCTGTCCTCCTCGGCGGGTTCGGCGCCGTGATCGCGGCGGATCTCGGGACCTTCGGGCTCGGGATCGACCGCGACGCCGACCCGGCGGTTGCGACGACCCGGGTCGAGCTGTTGCACGCCGTCGGGAGCGGCGTCGTGGCGGTCCTGACCGCGGGCGTCGGCTACGCGTTGTTCGAGGCCGCCCCACGCGGCGGCTCGCTCGGCGTCGTCGCGCTGTTGCTCGGCGGCGTCGTGCTGGCGTGGCTGTTGCGCGAGTGA
- a CDS encoding digeranylgeranylglycerophospholipid reductase, with translation MSDRFDVVIAGAGPAGAQCARDLAARDYEVLVLETEPEAEFPRQSNKSTAGTFPSMMASFNVPDEVVMNYTETVVLESPNDHFVRDQPGAVLEFADFKRWLVAEGRENGAEYRFDSRVSKPIVEDGEPVGVRYDGSEEVYADVVVDATGPAAPLAKDLDVTDLKRERQAIGVEYEFEGVEADHPEFADCTDAMMLRLDHDLAPGGYSWLFHTGEDTAKVGLCYIQNDSHRDYAKEGMGIDDYLEYWLESDPRFEDATRLDGKQHRGSAHIQKPGQMTTDSFIAIGDTVPTIDPLWGEGIHKGMRSARAAAATADRALTGTVDTSAEQMEIYNTLWHSDVAPKMDTRLLMTELLYLTPNDRYDRLMADLRRADGDTLAKINNGNRLAMRDLVHLDDLPLLARFVRERLDN, from the coding sequence ATGAGCGACCGCTTTGACGTGGTGATCGCGGGTGCCGGTCCCGCCGGAGCGCAGTGCGCGCGGGACCTGGCCGCCAGGGATTACGAGGTGCTCGTGCTGGAGACCGAACCCGAGGCGGAGTTCCCGCGTCAGAGCAACAAGTCGACCGCCGGGACCTTCCCCTCGATGATGGCGTCGTTCAACGTCCCGGACGAGGTCGTCATGAACTACACGGAGACGGTGGTGCTGGAGTCACCCAACGACCACTTCGTCCGCGACCAGCCCGGCGCGGTCCTGGAGTTCGCCGACTTCAAGCGCTGGCTCGTCGCGGAGGGGCGCGAGAACGGTGCCGAGTACCGCTTCGACTCGCGAGTCTCCAAGCCTATCGTCGAGGACGGCGAGCCGGTCGGCGTCCGCTACGACGGCAGCGAGGAGGTCTACGCCGACGTCGTGGTCGACGCGACGGGGCCGGCGGCGCCGCTGGCGAAGGATCTCGACGTCACCGACCTCAAACGGGAACGCCAGGCTATCGGCGTCGAGTACGAGTTCGAGGGTGTCGAGGCCGACCACCCCGAGTTCGCCGATTGTACCGACGCGATGATGCTCCGGCTCGACCACGACCTGGCCCCCGGCGGCTACTCGTGGCTGTTCCACACCGGCGAGGACACGGCGAAGGTTGGGCTCTGTTACATCCAGAACGACAGCCACCGTGACTACGCCAAGGAGGGGATGGGGATCGACGACTACCTCGAGTACTGGCTGGAGAGCGACCCTCGATTCGAGGACGCGACGCGACTGGACGGCAAGCAACACCGCGGGTCGGCGCACATCCAGAAGCCCGGGCAGATGACCACCGACAGCTTCATCGCGATCGGCGACACCGTCCCGACCATCGACCCGCTGTGGGGCGAGGGCATCCACAAGGGGATGCGCTCGGCGCGAGCGGCAGCGGCCACGGCCGACCGGGCGCTGACCGGGACGGTCGACACCTCCGCCGAGCAGATGGAGATCTACAACACGCTCTGGCACAGCGACGTGGCGCCGAAGATGGACACGCGCCTGCTGATGACCGAGTTGCTGTATCTCACGCCCAACGACCGCTACGACCGGTTGATGGCCGACCTGCGTCGGGCCGACGGCGATACGCTCGCGAAGATCAACAACGGAAATCGGCTGGCGATGCGGGACCTGGTCCACCTCGACGACCTGCCCCTGCTCGCGCGGTTCGTCCGCGAGCGACTGGACAACTGA
- a CDS encoding aldo/keto reductase, translating to MSRETHSSERTDRVDGMPTFGLGTWENENPQQCAESVRTALEMGYRHIDTAQIYGNESAVGDGIAAAGVPREEVFLATKVWIDHLDRDGVIETTEESLDKLGVDSVDLLYVHWPSRTYDAAETLPAFEELVDRGLTDRIGVSNFEPHHLETAREVLDEPIFANQVECHPLLQQEELREYVERTDIELVGYSPLARGGVFDVPELSEIAEKHGVSEAQVSLAWLRETGVTAIPKATSEAHIRDNWESLDLELDGDDLATIEGIDRTDRQVHTSFAPDAWD from the coding sequence ATGTCTCGAGAGACCCACTCGTCGGAACGCACGGATCGAGTCGACGGGATGCCGACCTTCGGACTCGGAACCTGGGAGAACGAGAACCCACAGCAGTGCGCCGAGAGCGTCCGGACGGCGCTGGAGATGGGGTATCGCCATATCGACACCGCCCAGATCTACGGCAACGAGTCGGCCGTCGGCGACGGTATCGCAGCGGCCGGGGTTCCGCGTGAGGAGGTCTTCCTCGCGACGAAGGTGTGGATCGACCACCTCGACCGCGACGGCGTGATCGAGACGACCGAAGAGAGCCTCGACAAACTCGGCGTCGACAGCGTCGACCTGCTGTACGTCCACTGGCCGTCGCGGACTTACGACGCCGCGGAGACGTTGCCGGCGTTCGAGGAACTGGTCGATCGTGGCCTGACCGACCGCATCGGCGTCTCCAATTTCGAGCCGCACCACCTCGAGACGGCCCGCGAGGTGCTCGACGAACCGATCTTCGCCAACCAGGTCGAGTGTCACCCGCTGCTCCAGCAGGAGGAACTTCGAGAGTACGTCGAGCGAACGGATATCGAACTCGTCGGTTACTCGCCGCTGGCCCGCGGCGGCGTCTTCGACGTACCCGAACTGTCCGAGATCGCCGAGAAACACGGCGTCAGCGAGGCGCAGGTGTCGCTGGCCTGGCTCCGCGAGACGGGCGTGACGGCGATCCCGAAGGCCACCAGCGAGGCGCACATCCGCGACAACTGGGAGAGCCTCGACCTCGAACTCGACGGGGACGACCTGGCGACCATCGAGGGGATCGACCGGACCGACCGACAGGTCCACACCAGCTTCGCCCCCGACGCCTGGGACTGA